In Thermodesulfobacteriota bacterium, the genomic window ACTCAGCGAATCGCTCCATTTCTCCTTGTCAACGGCTCTCCTCTGTCCTGCAGGAGCACCCTCCAGTTATACCCTGCCACGAATCCTCCGATCGCACCTGCCATGAGAAAGAGAAAGAGGAGAAGGTCCCCCTGGTCTGTGTTGATCAGGGGTTCCTTTGCCTCTCGGCCGTGTTCCTGAGCAATCTTCTCGATGACCGTCTCGTCCACGCCCGGCCATTTCTCAGAGGCTATGGAAAGGAGAGGAAACAGAGTAATCAGCCCCAGAACGATTAGAAAACGTTGAAGA contains:
- a CDS encoding cobalt ABC transporter permease, which translates into the protein MKVQNTMRHLQRFLIVLGLITLFPLLSIASEKWPGVDETVIEKIAQEHGREAKEPLINTDQGDLLLFLFLMAGAIGGFVAGYNWRVLLQDRGEPLTRRNGAIR